The following coding sequences are from one Biomphalaria glabrata chromosome 8, xgBioGlab47.1, whole genome shotgun sequence window:
- the LOC106057306 gene encoding probable cysteine--tRNA ligase, mitochondrial, translating to MFCLKGSNEVYPALLLARKVSKLRHVRCKRHCTLYKNNSDQKNFSASEPNQRTFLKQSYSTCQHVTKWEQPKGYDTGIKVYNALVKDKVPLVLRNEKIAHWYACGPTVYDTSHIGHASSYIRLDIIRRILSDAFDIEIVLVMGVTDIDDKIIHRSIETGHSMDTITKLYEEEFFTSMRKLGVIPPTFIKRVTQHIDPIIQFIKTLEKKGLAYRTADGSVYFDVKQYGKHGVFASHPDQGPDNESGKKSNQDFALWKACKPKEPFWESPWGKGRPGWHIECSAMASGIFGSNFDIHSGGEDLLFPHHENELAQSCGYYGNTQWVNYWIHTGHLYLSGQDDKMSKSLKNVISIPELLDKYTSNQFRMLCLLTHYRRKLEFNNERMEKAVSILSTLHSLLNRCDLVVKDQLQCSKISEAELYEKLQSTKALIKQSLADDFNTPQALAHLMRFIKFINQYLGESTASISQEGATVHGYGALVSATVFIRNLLQMLGLEMLDKAHAGQDSSASQLQFHQAVESVVTARNMLRDFAKNKPFMIETAGKLNIPEDKALELMKSLYKPLWSMTDQMRKDLLTNSHVQLQDNANGSTWHVVESKTVTIENKTDHKEKSAQSKKVPKDKQIKPSKKSDQEKS from the exons atgttttgtttaaaaGGAAGCAATGAAGTTTATCCAGCTTTGTTGTTGGCCAGAAAAGTTTCCAAGCTTCGTCATGTCAGGTGTAAAAGGCACTGCACTCTTTACAAAAATAACTCGGATCAGAAAAACTTTTCAGCCTCTGAACCAAATCAAAGAACATTTCTTAAACAAAGCTACTCTACTTGCCAACATGTAACAAAATGGGAACAACCCAAAGGTTATGATACTGGAATAAAAGTATATAATGCCCTTGTTAAGGATAAAGTCCCCTTGGTTTTACGCAATGAAAAAATAGCCCACTG GTATGCCTGTGGACCCACAGTATATGACACATCACACATTGGACATGCAAGCTCCTACATTCGTTTGGACATCATTAGAAGAATCTTGTCTGATGCTTTTGACATTGAGATTGTGTTGGTCATGGGCGTCACCGACATTGATGACAAAATTATCCACAGATCCATTGAG ACCGGACATAGCATGGACACAATAACCAAGTTGTACGAAGAAGaatttttcaccagtatgagaAAACTAGGTGTTATCCCACCAACTTTCATCAAACGAGTTACGCAGCACATTGATCCAATCATTCAGTTTATCAAAACTTTAGAGAAGAAAGGTCTAGCCTACAGAACAGCAGATG GCAGTGTATATTTTGATGTCAAGCAATATGGTAAACATGGAGTCTTTGCCAGTCATCCTGATCaaggtccag ATAATGAAAGTGGGAAAAAAAGCAACCAAGATTTTGCACTTTGGAAAGCTTGCAAGCCTAAAGAACCTTTTTGGGAATCACCTTGGGGAAAAGGAAGGCCAGGCTGGCATATAGAATGTTCTGCTATGGCCAG TGGTATATTTGGTTCTAACTTTGACATTCACTCTGGAGGGGAGGACCTTCTTTTCCCACATCATGAAAATGAATTAGCCCAGTCATGTGGTTACTACGGCAACACTCAGTGGGTGAACTATTGGATACATACAG GCCATTTATATTTGTCAGGACAGGATGACAAAATGTCAAAGTCACTGAAAAATGTTATATCTATACCAGAGCTGTTGGACAAATACACATCCAATCAATTCCGCATGCTTTGCTTGTTAACTCACTATAGGAGAA AGCTTGAGTTCAATAATGAACGTATGGAGAAGGCTGTGTCTATTCTAAGCACTCTCCACAGTTTACTGAATCGTTGTGATTTGGTGGTGAAAGACCAGTTACAGTGCTCGAAGATTTCAGAAGCAGAATTATATGAAAA ACTACAGTCCACCAAGGCGCTAATAAAACAGTCTCTAGCTGATGACTTTAACACACCTCAAGCTTTGGCCCATTTAATGCGTTTTATCAAGTTCATCAACCAATACTTGGGTGAGAGCACAGCGTCCATCAGCCAGGAG ggcGCAACAGTACATGGTTATGGGGCTTTAGTATCAGCAACAGTATTTATAAGGAACTTACTGCAAATGCTAGGCTTGGAAATGTTAGACAAAGCTCAT GCTGGTCAAGATTCAAGTGCCTCACAGTTACAGTTCCATCAAGCTGTTGAGTCTGTGGTCACTGCTAGAAATATGTTGAGAGACTTTGCCAAAAACAAACCATTCATGATTGAAACAGCTG GTAAACTTAATATCCCAGAAGACAAAGCCTTAGAACTAATGAAATCTCTCTACAAGCCTTTATGGTCAATGACAGACCAAATGAGAAAAGATCTTTTGACTAACTCCCATGTTCAATTACag GATAACGCCAATGGATCCACATGGCATGTCGTTGAATCTAAAACAGTAACAATTGAGAACAAAACAGATCACAAAGAAAAATCTGCCCAGTCTAAGAAAGTGCCTAAAGACAAGCAAATCAAGCCTAGCAAAAAATCCGACCAAGAAAAGTCCTGA
- the LOC106057305 gene encoding inhibitor of growth protein 1-like isoform X1 encodes MVNNAAVEAICSATYLSNYLDTMETLPDDIQRNISQMRELHIKNKAILEEIRNLRNTAMKETGSSKKACLALQRALIHCQEIGDEKIQLVQLITDLIENRSRQLDQDREHLAKRMLADPGSTKEPEPEEVVAPVVKKEIKVEPEKTEKNNSAVKRQRRTKNDINEEETKEDKDKIPKKKKKRKVAKKETNGEDSPMNVQIDPNEPTYCSCNNISYGEMIGCDNEKCVIEWYHFGCVGLRTKPKGKWYCPDCRGDKSNVKRPDK; translated from the exons ATGGTCAATAACGCTGCCGTTGAGGCAATATGTTCTGCAACTTATTTATCAAATTACTTAGATACAATGGAGACGCTGCCGGACGATATTCAACGAAATATATCACAGATGAGAGAGcttcatataaaaaataaag CTATTTTAGAAGAGATTAGAAACTTGCGCAATACTGCCATGAAGGAGACAGGATCGTCAAAAAAGGCTTGTCTTGCATTGCAAAGGGCATTAATTCATTGTCAAGAGATTGGAGATGAAAAAATACAGCTGGTTCAGTTAATCACAGATCTTATTGAGAATAGGTCCAGACAACTGGATCAAGACAGAGAACATCTAG CTAAACGAATGCTTGCAGACCCTGGGTCAACAAAAGAGCCAGAGCCAGAAGAAGTTGTGGCTCCTGTTGTCAAGAAGGAGATTAAAGTGGAGCCagaaaagacagagaagaacaACTCTGCGGTGAAGCGCCAAAGACGGACAAAGAATGACATCAATGAAGAAGAAACTAAA GAAGATAAGGACAAGATtccaaagaagaaaaagaaacgaaaagtgGCCAAGAAAGAAACCAACGGGGAAGACTCTCCCATGAATGTACAGATTGATCCCAACGAGCCAACCTACTGTTCCTGCAACAACATTTCTTACGGTGAAATGATCGGCTGTGACAATGAAAAATGTGTAATAGAATGGTATCACTTTGGGTGTGTTGGACTCCGAACAAAGCCCAAAGGAAAGTGGTACTGTCCTGACTGTCGAGGAGATAAGTCAAATGTTAAAAGGCCCGACAAGTAA
- the LOC106057305 gene encoding inhibitor of growth protein 1-like isoform X2 yields MVNNAAVEAICSATYLSNYLDTMETLPDDIQRNISQMRELHIKNKAILEEIRNLRNTAMKETGSSKKACLALQRALIHCQEIGDEKIQLVQLITDLIENRSRQLDQDREHLDPGSTKEPEPEEVVAPVVKKEIKVEPEKTEKNNSAVKRQRRTKNDINEEETKEDKDKIPKKKKKRKVAKKETNGEDSPMNVQIDPNEPTYCSCNNISYGEMIGCDNEKCVIEWYHFGCVGLRTKPKGKWYCPDCRGDKSNVKRPDK; encoded by the exons ATGGTCAATAACGCTGCCGTTGAGGCAATATGTTCTGCAACTTATTTATCAAATTACTTAGATACAATGGAGACGCTGCCGGACGATATTCAACGAAATATATCACAGATGAGAGAGcttcatataaaaaataaag CTATTTTAGAAGAGATTAGAAACTTGCGCAATACTGCCATGAAGGAGACAGGATCGTCAAAAAAGGCTTGTCTTGCATTGCAAAGGGCATTAATTCATTGTCAAGAGATTGGAGATGAAAAAATACAGCTGGTTCAGTTAATCACAGATCTTATTGAGAATAGGTCCAGACAACTGGATCAAGACAGAGAACATCTAG ACCCTGGGTCAACAAAAGAGCCAGAGCCAGAAGAAGTTGTGGCTCCTGTTGTCAAGAAGGAGATTAAAGTGGAGCCagaaaagacagagaagaacaACTCTGCGGTGAAGCGCCAAAGACGGACAAAGAATGACATCAATGAAGAAGAAACTAAA GAAGATAAGGACAAGATtccaaagaagaaaaagaaacgaaaagtgGCCAAGAAAGAAACCAACGGGGAAGACTCTCCCATGAATGTACAGATTGATCCCAACGAGCCAACCTACTGTTCCTGCAACAACATTTCTTACGGTGAAATGATCGGCTGTGACAATGAAAAATGTGTAATAGAATGGTATCACTTTGGGTGTGTTGGACTCCGAACAAAGCCCAAAGGAAAGTGGTACTGTCCTGACTGTCGAGGAGATAAGTCAAATGTTAAAAGGCCCGACAAGTAA